In a single window of the Pseudomonadota bacterium genome:
- a CDS encoding aminotransferase class III-fold pyridoxal phosphate-dependent enzyme: MTDQVNSLGARYARHVLQAYGDLDGLKRQPPVMVTKAKGVYVYDDEGKEYIEGAAGMWCAALGFSDQELIEAACAQLRELPWYHNLFDKGLPILGELAEKLKAIAPAPMARVFFGNSGSEANDAMAKLVWYYNNAVDRPKKKKIIARHHAFHGITGVAASMTGIPVMHQGFDLPLPGFLHTDTPHYYRDGRPGESEEQYASRLAANLEAMIQREGPETIAAFIAEPVLGGGGCIVPPRTYFEKIQAVLKRYDVLMLADEVITGFGRTGNMFGSETFAIRPDMMTVAKGLTSSYLPLSALLVSEPIYAAMEAQSRKFGLFAHAHTTTGHPAAVAVALKVLEVFETRDLLGHVRRIAPDFQGQIASFADHPLVGHTRGVGLMGAVELVADKKTKRSFEPALKIKNRVRVRAQELGAIVRTSTAGDSIAFSPPLIIQPSEFGELFRRFRQALDDIHGEMLKEGIAA, from the coding sequence ATGACGGATCAGGTGAATTCCCTCGGCGCCCGCTACGCACGCCATGTGCTGCAGGCCTATGGCGATCTCGATGGGTTGAAGCGTCAGCCGCCGGTCATGGTGACCAAAGCCAAAGGCGTCTACGTCTATGACGACGAAGGCAAGGAATACATCGAGGGTGCGGCCGGCATGTGGTGCGCGGCCTTGGGCTTCTCCGATCAGGAGCTGATCGAAGCGGCCTGCGCGCAGCTGAGGGAGTTGCCCTGGTATCACAACCTGTTCGACAAGGGGCTGCCGATCCTGGGCGAGCTCGCCGAGAAGCTGAAGGCCATCGCGCCGGCGCCGATGGCGCGGGTCTTCTTTGGCAATTCCGGCAGCGAGGCCAACGACGCCATGGCCAAGCTCGTGTGGTACTACAACAACGCCGTCGACCGGCCGAAGAAGAAGAAGATCATCGCTCGCCATCATGCTTTCCACGGCATCACCGGCGTTGCCGCCTCGATGACCGGCATTCCGGTCATGCACCAAGGTTTCGATCTGCCGCTGCCTGGCTTCCTCCACACCGACACGCCGCACTACTACCGCGACGGCAGGCCCGGAGAGAGCGAGGAGCAGTATGCCAGCCGCTTGGCCGCCAATCTCGAGGCGATGATCCAGCGCGAGGGGCCCGAGACGATCGCGGCCTTCATCGCCGAGCCGGTCTTGGGCGGCGGCGGCTGCATCGTACCGCCGCGGACCTATTTCGAGAAGATCCAGGCCGTGCTCAAACGCTACGACGTGCTGATGCTGGCCGACGAGGTCATCACCGGCTTCGGGCGCACCGGCAACATGTTCGGCTCAGAGACCTTCGCCATCCGCCCGGACATGATGACGGTCGCCAAAGGCCTGACCTCCTCCTATCTGCCGCTCTCGGCGCTCCTGGTCTCCGAGCCGATCTACGCGGCCATGGAGGCGCAGAGCCGCAAATTCGGCCTTTTTGCCCATGCTCACACCACCACCGGACACCCGGCTGCGGTTGCGGTCGCGCTCAAGGTGCTGGAGGTGTTCGAGACGCGCGACCTCCTCGGCCATGTGCGGCGGATCGCGCCGGATTTCCAAGGGCAGATCGCGAGCTTCGCCGACCATCCGCTGGTCGGCCACACCCGCGGCGTCGGCCTCATGGGCGCGGTCGAGCTGGTCGCCGACAAGAAGACCAAGCGGTCGTTCGAGCCGGCGCTCAAGATCAAGAACCGGGTCAGGGTGCGCGCGCAGGAGCTGGGCGCCATCGTTCGGACCAGCACGGCCGGCGACTCGATCGCCTTCTCGCCGCCGCTGATCATACAGCCTAGCGAATTCGGCGAGCTGTTCCGGCGCTTCCGGCAAGCGCTCGACGACATCCACGGCGAGATGCTGAAGGAGGGGATCGCCGCCTGA
- a CDS encoding GMC family oxidoreductase N-terminal domain-containing protein, whose amino-acid sequence MDFDTIIVGAGSAGCVLAARLSEDPSHRVLLLEAGPEDRNPWIHIPLGYAKTIRDPSVNWMYTSAPEPGTDNRALALPRGRVLGGSSSINGHGFTRGQASDYDSWAQMGNRGWSFDEVLPYFRKLECFEGGADAYRGGDGPFRVSRVKDRPVVCEALLAAAERHGVRRNSDQNGADQEGIDYFQRSISRGRRVSTARAYLKPARGRSNLRVETGALTERVLFEARRAVGVAYRQGSERRQARVSRQVILAAGAVGSPQLLELSGIGQADRLRSLGLAVVHDLPGVGENLQDHYLARLTWRLTRRVSFNERTRGLRLFGEALKYLVFRRGVLDVCAAQLCAFIRSRSELDAPDLELTMTPWSFDGGRIGRLEREPGMSMAAFQLRPESRGSIHITAADPAVPPAILPNYLAAETDRRVLVAAVRIGRRIAQASELDGFRGPETNPGPGVDSDAEIVDYARRTGLSVGHLACTCRMGLDPMAVVDPELRLHGIAGLRVVDASVMPSMMSGHTNAPTIMIAEKAADLIKASMRA is encoded by the coding sequence ATGGACTTCGACACCATCATCGTCGGGGCGGGCTCGGCCGGCTGCGTGCTGGCGGCGCGTCTCAGCGAAGATCCCTCGCATCGGGTCCTGCTCCTGGAGGCGGGCCCCGAGGATCGCAATCCCTGGATCCATATTCCGCTCGGCTACGCCAAGACCATTCGCGACCCCAGCGTCAACTGGATGTACACGAGCGCGCCAGAGCCGGGCACAGACAATCGGGCGCTGGCTTTACCCCGGGGACGCGTGCTCGGCGGCTCCAGCTCCATCAATGGACACGGCTTCACCCGCGGCCAGGCCTCCGACTACGACAGCTGGGCGCAGATGGGCAATCGCGGCTGGTCCTTTGACGAGGTGCTGCCGTATTTCCGCAAGCTCGAATGCTTCGAGGGCGGAGCCGATGCCTATCGCGGCGGCGACGGGCCGTTCCGGGTGAGCCGGGTCAAGGATCGGCCGGTCGTTTGCGAGGCGTTGCTCGCCGCCGCCGAGCGCCACGGCGTCCGACGCAATTCGGACCAGAACGGGGCCGACCAGGAGGGCATCGACTACTTCCAGCGCTCGATCAGCCGGGGCCGGCGCGTCAGCACCGCCAGGGCTTACTTGAAGCCGGCGCGGGGCCGCTCAAATCTCAGGGTCGAGACCGGTGCCCTCACCGAACGCGTTCTCTTCGAGGCTAGACGGGCGGTCGGCGTCGCCTATCGCCAGGGCAGCGAGCGGCGTCAGGCGCGAGTCTCGCGGCAGGTCATTCTCGCCGCCGGCGCGGTCGGTTCGCCCCAGCTCCTGGAGCTTTCGGGCATCGGTCAAGCCGATCGGCTGCGAAGCCTCGGCCTCGCCGTCGTCCATGATCTACCCGGCGTCGGCGAGAACCTGCAGGACCACTATCTGGCGCGTCTCACCTGGCGCTTGACCAGGCGTGTCAGCTTCAACGAGCGTACCCGCGGTCTCAGGCTGTTCGGCGAGGCGCTGAAGTATCTGGTCTTCCGGCGCGGCGTGCTCGATGTCTGCGCCGCCCAGCTCTGCGCCTTCATCCGGTCCCGCTCCGAGCTGGACGCTCCCGATCTCGAGCTGACAATGACTCCCTGGAGCTTCGACGGCGGACGCATCGGCAGGCTCGAGCGCGAGCCCGGCATGTCGATGGCGGCCTTCCAGCTTCGCCCGGAGAGCCGGGGCTCTATCCACATCACCGCCGCCGATCCGGCGGTGCCGCCCGCGATCCTGCCGAACTATCTTGCCGCCGAGACCGATCGCCGCGTGCTGGTCGCAGCGGTGCGCATCGGCCGACGCATCGCCCAAGCATCCGAGCTCGACGGATTTCGCGGCCCCGAGACCAACCCCGGACCCGGCGTCGACAGCGATGCGGAGATCGTCGACTATGCGCGACGGACCGGGCTCAGCGTCGGTCACCTCGCTTGCACCTGCAGGATGGGGCTGGATCCGATGGCCGTGGTCGACCCCGAGCTCAGGCTGCACGGCATCGCCGGCTTGCGCGTGGTCGATGCCTCGGTGATGCCCAGCATGATGTCGGGGCATACCAATGCGCCCACCATCATGATCGCCGAGAAGGCCGCAGACCTGATCAAGGCATCGATGCGCGCCTGA
- a CDS encoding methyltransferase domain-containing protein produces MSALAFDHSAGIGPPAPGKIPFRTKLKAWWNGYDPLDLCPRPTPPPAITMAPAAPPAALANDATESAAAKVRVWTASRIHVVERLWGDGFHTPGGGDHILELVKPMALNETMTLLDLGCGLGGGARTIAKTFNTWVTGIEWWKELAVAGVERSTKAGMEKKAAVQFHAGDRLTLKPKSFNAIYSKEALFTVPDKANLLEVIAGALRPGGQLCFTDYVLPTNEDPSPRIVEWQDRELAGATPWSVEGYAIALQALGLDLRIAEDMSERHRTLIREGWDQLQIATEGIVISQETMPILIREAEIWARRMALLRKGELKHYRFFAIKPGS; encoded by the coding sequence ATGAGCGCCCTCGCCTTTGACCACAGCGCCGGGATCGGACCGCCGGCACCGGGCAAGATCCCGTTCCGCACCAAGCTCAAGGCCTGGTGGAACGGCTACGACCCCCTCGATCTTTGCCCGCGTCCCACGCCGCCACCCGCGATCACCATGGCGCCCGCCGCTCCCCCGGCGGCGCTGGCCAATGATGCAACGGAATCTGCGGCGGCGAAAGTCAGGGTGTGGACGGCCAGCCGCATCCACGTGGTCGAGCGGCTGTGGGGCGACGGCTTCCACACGCCTGGTGGCGGCGATCACATCCTCGAGCTGGTAAAGCCGATGGCGCTCAACGAGACCATGACGCTTCTCGACCTCGGCTGCGGTCTCGGCGGAGGGGCACGAACCATCGCCAAAACCTTCAATACCTGGGTTACCGGCATCGAGTGGTGGAAGGAGCTGGCGGTCGCCGGCGTCGAGCGTTCCACCAAGGCCGGCATGGAGAAGAAGGCAGCGGTGCAGTTTCACGCGGGCGACCGGCTGACGCTGAAACCGAAGAGCTTCAATGCCATCTACTCCAAGGAGGCGCTGTTCACGGTTCCGGACAAGGCGAATCTGCTGGAGGTGATCGCGGGCGCGCTGCGGCCTGGCGGCCAGCTCTGCTTCACCGACTACGTGTTGCCGACGAACGAGGATCCATCGCCGCGCATCGTGGAATGGCAGGATCGGGAGCTGGCCGGCGCCACACCCTGGTCGGTCGAAGGATACGCCATCGCGCTCCAGGCGCTCGGCCTCGACCTGCGCATCGCCGAAGACATGAGCGAGCGGCATCGCACGCTCATTCGAGAAGGCTGGGACCAGCTGCAGATCGCCACCGAGGGCATCGTCATCAGCCAGGAGACAATGCCCATCCTCATTCGCGAGGCGGAGATCTGGGCAAGACGCATGGCGCTCCTGCGCAAGGGCGAGCTCAAGCACTACCGGTTCTTCGCGATCAAGCCCGGCAGCTAG
- a CDS encoding EAL domain-containing response regulator, protein MSLAFDLTPAQGGSPTAQNAVVCQGQPTPFGAGSLAEADDTGDIRQSMLRRLVVLDDELLICDLVAAIAELSGFETVATQTVDEFSHVMTEGAAPDVVVLDLNLGMTDGVSVLRHLREIACESSILLLTGCEERVLQSAVAFGRTLGLTMLAPMRKPFDPAELQGALDQYALTHSAVTEPELKQALERGELVVHMQPVVEIATGRVVGAEALVRWRHPVRGLIHPDRFIPLVEESALILPLTLQVAQLAIGSISVLPGEPSVAINVPPTCLGDQHFPDQLVQIAFRHGMKPSRVTVEVTETAAMADPAFTTSQVTRLRIKGFHVALDDFGTGYSSLRELHRMPVSLIKVDRSFVGSILRDKAAQVIVKSIIGLANNLGLGVIAEGVENRETMEMLRSFDCKLAQGYHFARPMASDAFGGWLKIWEARGVELTVA, encoded by the coding sequence ATGAGCCTCGCATTCGATCTCACGCCGGCGCAGGGTGGTTCCCCCACGGCACAGAACGCGGTTGTGTGTCAGGGACAACCGACTCCATTCGGCGCCGGATCTCTCGCCGAGGCGGACGACACGGGCGATATCCGGCAATCCATGTTGCGCCGGCTCGTCGTCCTCGATGACGAGTTGCTCATCTGCGACCTCGTTGCGGCGATCGCGGAGCTCTCCGGCTTCGAAACCGTCGCGACACAGACCGTCGATGAATTTTCTCATGTCATGACCGAGGGCGCGGCCCCCGATGTCGTCGTGCTGGATCTCAATCTCGGGATGACCGACGGCGTCAGCGTTCTGCGTCACCTTCGTGAAATTGCCTGCGAATCATCGATTCTGCTGTTGACCGGCTGCGAGGAGAGGGTGTTGCAGTCCGCCGTCGCCTTCGGACGTACCCTCGGCCTCACCATGCTGGCGCCGATGCGGAAGCCGTTCGATCCCGCCGAGCTGCAAGGCGCCCTGGACCAATACGCTTTGACCCATTCGGCCGTAACCGAGCCGGAGCTGAAGCAGGCGCTCGAGCGCGGCGAGCTCGTCGTCCACATGCAGCCGGTGGTCGAGATTGCCACCGGTCGGGTCGTCGGAGCCGAGGCGCTGGTCCGCTGGCGGCATCCGGTTCGCGGGCTGATCCATCCCGACAGGTTCATTCCGTTGGTCGAAGAGAGCGCGCTGATTCTCCCGCTTACGCTCCAGGTCGCGCAGCTCGCGATCGGGTCGATTTCGGTTCTGCCCGGCGAGCCCTCGGTCGCGATCAACGTACCGCCCACCTGCCTAGGCGATCAGCATTTTCCCGACCAGCTCGTGCAGATCGCCTTCCGCCATGGGATGAAGCCGTCGCGCGTGACCGTGGAGGTGACCGAGACGGCGGCGATGGCCGATCCCGCATTCACCACCTCGCAGGTGACACGGCTCAGAATCAAGGGCTTCCACGTGGCGCTCGACGATTTTGGCACGGGCTATTCCAGCTTGCGCGAGCTGCACCGCATGCCCGTCTCGCTGATCAAGGTCGACCGCTCATTCGTCGGCTCGATTCTCCGCGACAAGGCGGCGCAGGTTATCGTCAAGTCGATCATCGGCCTTGCCAACAATCTCGGCCTCGGCGTGATCGCCGAGGGGGTGGAGAACCGCGAGACGATGGAGATGCTGCGGTCATTCGACTGCAAGCTGGCCCAGGGCTACCACTTCGCGCGACCGATGGCCTCCGACGCCTTCGGCGGCTGGCTCAAGATCTGGGAGGCCCGGGGCGTCGAGCTGACGGTCGCCTGA
- a CDS encoding HAMP domain-containing protein: MRMLGQLGISAKICSAVGILALIAISVCGVGLQAMQTYNHKVAELANLSSRALLADKINGLILAVVMDSRGMYMSRDLPEQDKYAKPLVVNLKAMEERLAELEAITPAVEGSITLPAMLKGREFIKFRREMVAIGRVQGPAVTREIGDNEANRTNRQALNKEMESLVNHLDGQMLVVPEALASFYNGRVMLLIVVSATGIGLGLALAIWVAAGAVTRPIRRLNHCMRTLAAGNTADEIQFTQRGDEVGEMARAVLVFRENMIKATSLESERASEREAKEKRRQAVDRIVNGFIEEVDRVTNRLSGSSDTLKGAAATMAGTAKETAKCSTVVAAAGEEATRNVATVASAIEELSASIREISARVQDTAAKAGEASDRVKRTTSTVSSLSEAAQRIGEVVKLIADISSKTNLLALNATIEAARAGEAGKGFAVVASEVKALATQTARATEEISQQVAMIQSATGEASAAVTGVAETVDNVSGISQAIASAVEQQGAATQEIASNVQQAATGTGDVSLNIAEVAKATEATRESAAKVLEAAESVGEQSTVLRRQVESFLVELKAA, encoded by the coding sequence ATGCGCATGCTCGGTCAGCTCGGCATCAGCGCGAAGATCTGCAGCGCCGTCGGCATTCTGGCACTCATCGCGATCTCCGTCTGCGGCGTCGGTCTGCAGGCGATGCAGACCTATAATCATAAGGTCGCAGAGTTGGCCAACTTGTCGAGCCGCGCCCTGTTGGCCGACAAGATCAACGGCCTCATTCTGGCCGTGGTGATGGACTCCCGCGGGATGTACATGTCCCGCGATTTGCCGGAGCAGGATAAATACGCCAAGCCGCTGGTCGTCAATCTGAAGGCGATGGAAGAGCGCTTGGCCGAGCTCGAAGCGATCACTCCTGCCGTGGAGGGCTCGATCACCCTGCCGGCGATGCTCAAGGGTCGCGAGTTCATCAAATTCCGCCGCGAGATGGTGGCCATCGGGCGCGTACAGGGACCGGCCGTCACCCGTGAGATCGGCGACAACGAAGCGAACCGGACCAATCGTCAGGCATTGAACAAGGAGATGGAGAGTCTGGTCAACCACCTCGACGGGCAGATGCTGGTGGTGCCCGAGGCACTCGCAAGCTTCTATAACGGTCGCGTTATGCTGCTGATCGTGGTGTCGGCAACGGGCATCGGTCTCGGCCTTGCGCTTGCGATCTGGGTCGCTGCCGGCGCGGTGACGCGGCCGATTCGCCGGCTGAACCACTGCATGCGCACGCTGGCCGCCGGTAATACCGCGGACGAGATCCAGTTCACCCAGCGCGGCGACGAAGTGGGCGAGATGGCGCGTGCCGTCTTGGTCTTCCGGGAGAACATGATCAAAGCGACGTCTCTCGAGAGCGAACGCGCGAGCGAGCGGGAAGCCAAGGAGAAGCGGCGTCAGGCCGTCGACCGCATAGTGAACGGCTTCATTGAAGAGGTCGACCGGGTGACCAATCGGCTCTCCGGCTCCTCCGATACGCTGAAGGGAGCCGCCGCAACTATGGCCGGGACCGCCAAGGAGACGGCGAAGTGTTCGACGGTGGTGGCGGCCGCGGGCGAGGAAGCGACGCGAAATGTCGCGACCGTCGCCTCGGCGATCGAGGAACTCTCCGCATCGATCCGCGAGATCAGTGCCCGCGTGCAGGACACCGCCGCCAAGGCTGGAGAAGCGAGCGACCGGGTCAAACGCACGACCAGCACCGTTAGCAGCCTAAGCGAAGCCGCCCAGCGGATCGGCGAGGTCGTGAAGCTGATTGCCGATATTTCCAGCAAGACGAACCTGCTGGCGCTCAACGCGACGATCGAGGCTGCGCGCGCCGGCGAGGCCGGCAAGGGCTTCGCCGTGGTTGCGAGCGAGGTCAAGGCGTTGGCCACGCAAACGGCAAGAGCCACCGAGGAGATTTCCCAGCAGGTCGCCATGATCCAATCGGCGACCGGCGAGGCGAGCGCCGCGGTCACCGGCGTCGCCGAAACCGTCGATAACGTCAGCGGCATCTCGCAAGCGATCGCCTCGGCGGTCGAGCAGCAGGGGGCCGCCACCCAGGAGATCGCCAGCAACGTTCAGCAGGCTGCCACCGGCACCGGCGACGTTTCGCTCAACATCGCCGAGGTCGCCAAGGCGACCGAGGCGACGCGCGAATCGGCAGCGAAGGTCTTGGAGGCCGCCGAGAGCGTCGGCGAACAATCCACCGTCTTGCGTCGCCAGGTCGAGTCATTCCTGGTCGAGCTCAAAGCCGCTTAG
- a CDS encoding chemotaxis response regulator protein-glutamate methylesterase translates to MIVDDSAVIRGLIARILEADPEIKVVASAADGLMAIGTLRHQRDGGASAEVLVLDIEMPRMDGLTAIPKLLEIDPDLKIVMASTLTLQNAEASLKALAAGASDYVAKPTSAGAIRGTDEFKQGLILKVKALAGARRDGEGRSRPRAERDPSTRQKLPPRPGGGPGSSPTTHPAKTPIALRQANTISPEIIAIGSSTGGPQALQTLLARLPQNLRVPILITQHMPPTFTTILAQHLARSSGIPAAEAVDGESILPGRIYVAPGDFHMLAERRADGIVLRLVKDAPENFCRPAVDPMFRAVARTWGARALAIVLTGMGQDGLAGGRALIEAGATLAAQDEKTSVVWGMPGAVATAGLCTAVLPIPELSAWMRRRAGLEAA, encoded by the coding sequence ATGATCGTCGACGACTCCGCGGTCATTCGCGGCCTGATCGCCCGCATCCTGGAGGCCGATCCCGAGATCAAGGTGGTCGCCTCTGCGGCCGATGGTCTGATGGCGATCGGCACGCTTCGCCACCAACGGGATGGCGGTGCCTCGGCGGAAGTTCTGGTGCTCGACATCGAGATGCCGCGCATGGACGGATTGACGGCGATTCCGAAGCTTCTGGAGATCGATCCGGACCTGAAGATCGTCATGGCCTCGACGCTGACCCTGCAAAACGCCGAAGCCAGCTTGAAAGCATTGGCGGCAGGCGCCTCCGACTATGTGGCGAAACCGACCTCTGCCGGCGCCATCCGCGGCACCGACGAGTTCAAGCAGGGGCTGATCCTCAAGGTGAAGGCGTTGGCCGGCGCACGGCGCGACGGCGAGGGCCGGTCACGGCCGCGAGCCGAGCGTGATCCGTCCACGAGGCAGAAGCTGCCGCCGCGGCCGGGAGGCGGACCGGGCTCCAGTCCGACGACTCATCCGGCGAAGACACCGATCGCGCTCCGGCAAGCAAATACGATCTCCCCGGAAATCATTGCCATCGGCAGCTCGACCGGCGGTCCGCAAGCCTTGCAGACGCTGCTGGCGCGGCTGCCGCAGAATTTGCGGGTGCCGATCCTCATCACCCAGCACATGCCCCCGACCTTCACCACGATTTTGGCCCAGCATCTGGCCCGCTCGAGCGGAATTCCAGCGGCCGAGGCGGTGGACGGGGAGAGCATTCTCCCCGGGCGGATCTACGTCGCCCCGGGAGACTTCCACATGCTTGCCGAACGGCGGGCGGACGGCATCGTGCTGCGCCTGGTCAAGGATGCGCCGGAGAATTTCTGCCGTCCGGCGGTGGATCCGATGTTTCGGGCCGTGGCGAGGACGTGGGGCGCGCGGGCGCTGGCGATCGTGCTCACCGGGATGGGCCAGGACGGACTTGCCGGTGGCCGCGCGCTGATCGAGGCCGGCGCTACGCTCGCAGCCCAGGACGAGAAGACCAGCGTGGTCTGGGGCATGCCCGGGGCCGTGGCGACGGCGGGGCTCTGCACCGCCGTGTTGCCGATTCCAGAGCTTTCCGCATGGATGCGCCGCCGCGCCGGGCTCGAGGCTGCCTGA
- a CDS encoding protein-glutamate O-methyltransferase: MQTDAFQFLAGLVKDRSGIVLTPDKVYLLESRLMPIARRLGQASLDDLVARARSREVPSVLDEIVEAMTTNESLFFRDVKPFDQFRRVALPKLIEARAGARQLKIWSAACSSGQEPYSLAMVLAEEANRLQGWRVDVLGTDLSKAMVERARGGVYSQFEVQRGMPAPMLAKYFVQDGEKWSVASTLRPMTRFHEFNLLDDPAPLGQFDVVFCRNVLIYFDQPTKAKILEQIARRLPMDGLLYLGGSETVFGITDQFAPVPGERGVYCLTRQALSVATPIRAAA; the protein is encoded by the coding sequence ATGCAGACCGATGCGTTCCAATTCCTGGCCGGTTTGGTCAAGGATCGCTCCGGAATCGTCCTCACCCCGGACAAGGTCTATCTGCTGGAGAGCCGGCTGATGCCGATCGCCCGCAGACTCGGGCAGGCGAGCCTCGACGACCTCGTCGCCAGGGCCCGCTCTCGTGAGGTGCCGAGTGTTCTGGACGAGATCGTCGAAGCGATGACGACCAACGAATCCCTGTTCTTTCGCGACGTGAAGCCTTTCGACCAGTTTCGGCGCGTGGCCCTGCCGAAGCTCATCGAGGCCCGCGCCGGAGCCCGGCAGCTCAAGATCTGGAGTGCGGCCTGCTCGAGCGGCCAGGAGCCCTACAGCCTGGCCATGGTTCTGGCGGAGGAAGCGAACCGATTGCAGGGCTGGAGAGTCGACGTGCTCGGCACCGATCTCTCGAAAGCCATGGTCGAGCGTGCCCGCGGCGGCGTCTATTCGCAGTTCGAGGTGCAGCGCGGCATGCCGGCACCGATGCTGGCGAAGTATTTCGTCCAAGACGGCGAGAAGTGGTCGGTTGCCTCGACGCTGCGTCCAATGACCCGGTTTCACGAGTTCAATCTCCTGGACGATCCGGCGCCCCTCGGCCAATTCGATGTGGTGTTCTGCCGCAATGTGCTGATCTACTTCGATCAGCCGACCAAGGCGAAGATCCTGGAGCAGATCGCGCGCCGGCTGCCGATGGACGGCTTGCTGTATCTCGGCGGGTCAGAGACGGTCTTCGGCATCACCGATCAATTCGCGCCGGTTCCCGGCGAGCGCGGCGTTTACTGCCTCACCCGTCAAGCCCTCTCCGTCGCCACGCCGATCCGCGCCGCGGCGTAA
- a CDS encoding response regulator, whose product MTVSKEMEVLVVDDYATMRRIIKNLLNQLGFKNVSEAEDGAAALGKLRAKPAGLVISDWNMEPMTGLQLLKEVRADGKLNGVPFIMVTAESKTENVVAAKQAGVNNYIVKPFNAETLKQKMQSVIGAFD is encoded by the coding sequence ATGACAGTCAGCAAGGAAATGGAAGTCCTGGTCGTCGACGACTATGCGACCATGCGCCGTATCATCAAGAATCTCTTGAACCAGCTCGGCTTCAAGAATGTGAGCGAGGCAGAAGACGGCGCCGCCGCCTTGGGCAAGCTCCGGGCGAAGCCCGCCGGCCTGGTGATCAGCGACTGGAACATGGAGCCGATGACGGGCCTCCAGCTCCTGAAGGAAGTGCGCGCCGACGGCAAGCTGAACGGCGTCCCCTTCATCATGGTGACGGCCGAGAGCAAGACCGAGAACGTGGTCGCCGCCAAGCAAGCGGGCGTCAACAACTACATCGTCAAGCCCTTCAACGCAGAGACGCTGAAGCAGAAGATGCAGTCAGTGATCGGCGCCTTCGACTGA
- a CDS encoding Hpt domain-containing protein: MAEFVMPPSSLRDKVGKGIPGGGVKAMREAEAAAKRHLERSDYAKIAQSSLDRLSAELRSLIADPADRLAAKRAYEIAHDLRGEGGSFGYPAVSQVATLIVKVLDETTGLAPDQVEVIRLQIATLRAIVRLRAKGRPYGTTLEVINGLELLVERLAAFG, from the coding sequence ATGGCGGAATTCGTCATGCCGCCAAGCTCCTTGCGCGACAAGGTCGGCAAGGGCATTCCCGGCGGCGGGGTCAAAGCCATGCGAGAGGCTGAAGCTGCGGCCAAGCGGCATTTGGAGCGGTCGGACTACGCCAAGATCGCCCAATCCTCGCTCGACCGATTGAGCGCGGAGCTTCGCTCTCTCATTGCCGATCCCGCCGACAGGCTTGCCGCCAAACGCGCCTATGAGATCGCCCACGACCTCCGCGGAGAAGGCGGCAGCTTCGGCTATCCCGCCGTCTCCCAAGTGGCGACGCTGATCGTCAAGGTCCTGGATGAGACGACCGGCCTCGCCCCGGATCAGGTCGAGGTCATCCGCCTGCAGATTGCCACGCTCCGCGCCATCGTGCGCCTGCGTGCCAAGGGCAGGCCCTACGGCACCACGCTCGAGGTCATCAACGGCCTGGAGCTTCTGGTTGAGCGTCTCGCCGCTTTCGGCTAG
- a CDS encoding HAD family hydrolase, producing MPQLSAIGFDADDTLWHNERFFKLTEARFATLLAEHAEADDIARKLLESERRNLQFYGYGIKGFTLSMIETAIEVTQGHVPASVIGEILAVGRDMLGHPVETFPYVRETLEELAGSYRILLITKGDLFDQERKLAQSGLGELFHAVEIVSEKNASTYERIFNRHGDGPSRSMMVGNSLKSDIVPAIEAGSWGVHVPHALTWALEHCEAPVQEPRFRRLSHLGELVDLVAELSSSS from the coding sequence CCATCGGGTTCGACGCCGATGACACGCTTTGGCACAATGAACGCTTCTTCAAATTGACCGAGGCGCGCTTTGCAACGCTGCTGGCCGAGCATGCGGAGGCGGACGACATCGCCCGCAAATTGCTGGAGTCGGAAAGGCGGAATCTGCAGTTCTATGGTTATGGCATCAAGGGCTTCACCCTTTCCATGATCGAGACCGCCATCGAGGTGACCCAAGGGCACGTGCCTGCGTCGGTCATCGGAGAGATCCTCGCCGTCGGTCGGGACATGCTTGGTCACCCCGTCGAAACCTTCCCCTATGTCAGAGAGACGCTCGAAGAATTGGCTGGGTCCTATCGAATTTTATTGATCACAAAGGGTGATCTCTTCGACCAAGAGCGAAAGCTGGCGCAATCGGGGCTCGGCGAGCTGTTCCATGCGGTGGAGATCGTCAGCGAAAAGAATGCATCCACCTATGAGCGGATATTCAATCGGCACGGCGATGGCCCAAGCCGAAGCATGATGGTGGGCAATTCGCTGAAGTCCGACATCGTTCCCGCCATCGAAGCGGGGAGCTGGGGCGTTCACGTACCGCACGCGCTCACCTGGGCACTCGAGCATTGCGAGGCGCCGGTTCAGGAGCCGCGTTTCCGGCGTCTGTCCCATCTGGGCGAGTTGGTCGACCTCGTCGCGGAGCTTTCCAGCTCATCCTGA